Proteins from a genomic interval of Methanofollis formosanus:
- a CDS encoding NosD domain-containing protein → MKKSIGIFCLILLLIAPTTATTLYVDGGGGEGVYTTIKDAIDAAAEGDTIFVRAGTYPAFSDLTIPNLTLTGEGSDIVIVDGNGANLEIKGSGTTLEGLTILKASVLSVYGHDCIIRDCVFDGMTASTTMIIYAPNCMFANNSVLNLSSGTHTAINVKGASPRIVNNTFVNIPGANGALFIRKEAANATIEDNIFENGTCTYTLNLHYATGCTIANNTFKDNTGDAIRIWKAEATNNTITRNTFTRNGGIIYWREAGDNNQIFLNTFTDNKGAFTIHTGTTAPTLTHWNSTAPITYTYNSTTHTGYLGNFWSAHTGDDENNDGVIDTPYVLPDGLGTDHAPLNATHDAYVPVALPEPKTRYVDDDGGEGVYTTISDAVSASNAGDTIVVKDGAYTENVLVDKHLVIVTENGAGTVTVTAASADKPVFGVFTDDVTLEGFTVRGLGDELDKCTAQEYDCPPGSREPAGICLKDTSNCIIRRNNCSGCHKGIHLGGSATNNTIEENYCHENTRRGLSIRDTAHKNLIVKNTCENNGEAEICIKDAAKGNTIWANAFLGPVEIKTANTYHSPEEVTYTYRGGECTGYVGNYYTGYTGTDADTNGIGDTPMSFGAYKDEYPMMGEWQNGVISAPAPELTTITLDPATTSLTVGDGRQFTATAYDQYGEEIAGTEFTWTSSDTAVATVNATGYVEALTAGTATITAASGEVGGTAEVTVSLAPAELTTITLIPATAGMTAGDGQQFTATAYDQYGEEIAETAFTWTSSDTAVATVNATGYVEAVAAGTATITATSGEVSGTAEVTVSAAPSPEFTVLTLKKGWNFVSVPRTLAPGNDTVALFENVDCAGHSIFGYDGTEGWEVLKSDAPVKPLDGVWIYSNTTATVALTFDSLKPTTAPTKALVPGWNAIGFSDVSPAPAKDALASVKDAWAILIGLDAEEQAYAPSIINSGSGSHSDERDLNPGEGYWVFMRTGGTLAAISI, encoded by the coding sequence ATGAAAAAATCGATTGGAATTTTCTGCCTTATTCTGCTTCTCATCGCACCGACGACGGCGACGACCCTGTACGTCGACGGCGGCGGCGGCGAGGGAGTTTACACCACTATCAAGGATGCCATCGACGCCGCCGCAGAAGGCGACACGATCTTCGTCAGAGCGGGAACCTATCCAGCATTTAGTGACTTAACCATACCCAACCTCACCCTCACGGGAGAGGGGTCTGATATTGTCATAGTCGACGGTAATGGAGCTAACCTTGAGATCAAGGGATCTGGAACAACACTTGAAGGGCTTACGATCCTCAAAGCTTCTGTGCTGTCGGTATATGGTCATGATTGCATTATCAGGGACTGTGTCTTTGACGGGATGACGGCATCAACCACCATGATAATTTATGCGCCGAATTGTATGTTTGCAAATAACAGTGTCCTAAATCTATCATCAGGAACCCATACAGCAATCAATGTAAAGGGTGCATCCCCCCGGATTGTCAATAACACCTTCGTCAACATACCTGGGGCTAACGGTGCCCTATTTATCAGAAAAGAAGCCGCAAACGCGACCATCGAGGACAACATTTTCGAGAACGGCACATGTACTTATACCTTAAATCTTCACTATGCGACAGGTTGCACCATCGCCAACAACACCTTCAAGGACAACACGGGTGATGCGATCAGAATCTGGAAAGCAGAAGCAACCAACAACACCATCACCAGAAACACCTTCACACGAAACGGCGGCATCATCTATTGGAGAGAGGCAGGCGACAACAACCAGATCTTCCTCAACACTTTCACCGACAATAAAGGGGCCTTCACCATTCACACCGGCACCACCGCCCCTACCCTCACCCACTGGAACTCAACCGCCCCCATCACCTACACCTACAACAGCACCACCCACACCGGGTACCTCGGCAACTTCTGGTCCGCCCACACCGGCGACGACGAGAACAACGACGGCGTCATCGACACCCCGTACGTCCTCCCCGACGGCCTGGGCACCGACCACGCACCGCTGAACGCGACGCACGACGCCTATGTCCCGGTTGCACTGCCCGAACCGAAGACGCGGTACGTCGACGACGACGGTGGTGAGGGCGTCTACACCACCATCAGCGATGCAGTCTCTGCATCAAACGCCGGTGACACCATCGTCGTCAAAGACGGCGCTTACACCGAGAACGTGCTGGTGGATAAACACCTTGTCATTGTCACTGAAAATGGCGCCGGCACCGTGACGGTCACCGCCGCCTCCGCCGACAAACCGGTCTTCGGAGTCTTCACCGACGACGTAACCCTTGAGGGCTTCACGGTCCGAGGGTTGGGCGACGAACTCGACAAATGCACCGCCCAGGAGTACGACTGTCCCCCGGGATCCCGGGAGCCGGCGGGTATTTGTCTCAAAGATACCAGCAACTGCATTATCAGGAGGAATAACTGTTCTGGTTGCCATAAAGGCATCCACCTCGGGGGTTCGGCGACAAACAACACCATCGAGGAGAATTATTGCCACGAGAACACCCGCCGTGGCCTCAGTATCCGCGACACTGCCCACAAAAATCTGATCGTCAAAAATACCTGTGAGAACAACGGAGAAGCCGAGATCTGTATCAAGGACGCGGCAAAGGGCAACACCATCTGGGCCAACGCCTTCCTCGGCCCCGTCGAGATCAAGACCGCCAACACCTACCACTCGCCCGAAGAGGTGACCTACACCTACCGCGGCGGCGAGTGCACCGGCTACGTCGGCAACTACTACACCGGATACACCGGCACCGACGCCGACACAAACGGCATCGGCGACACACCGATGTCATTCGGAGCATACAAGGACGAGTACCCGATGATGGGCGAGTGGCAGAACGGTGTGATCAGTGCACCTGCTCCCGAACTCACCACCATCACCCTCGACCCGGCCACCACCAGTCTGACCGTCGGTGACGGCCGGCAGTTCACCGCAACCGCCTATGACCAGTACGGCGAGGAGATCGCAGGGACCGAGTTCACCTGGACGAGCAGCGACACCGCCGTCGCAACCGTCAACGCAACCGGATACGTCGAGGCACTCACCGCAGGCACCGCGACCATCACCGCCGCGAGCGGCGAGGTCGGCGGCACCGCTGAAGTGACGGTGAGCCTCGCACCCGCAGAACTCACCACCATCACCCTCATCCCGGCCACCGCCGGCATGACCGCCGGTGACGGGCAGCAGTTCACCGCGACCGCCTATGACCAGTACGGCGAGGAGATCGCAGAGACCGCGTTCACCTGGACGAGCAGCGACACCGCCGTCGCAACCGTCAACGCAACCGGATACGTCGAGGCAGTCGCCGCCGGCACCGCGACCATCACCGCCACAAGCGGCGAGGTCAGCGGCACCGCCGAGGTGACGGTGAGCGCTGCACCGTCGCCCGAGTTCACCGTCCTCACCCTCAAGAAGGGATGGAACTTCGTCTCGGTCCCGCGGACCCTCGCACCAGGCAACGACACCGTCGCCCTCTTTGAGAACGTCGACTGTGCCGGCCACTCGATCTTCGGCTACGACGGCACGGAAGGCTGGGAAGTCCTCAAGAGCGATGCTCCGGTCAAACCGCTCGACGGCGTCTGGATCTACTCCAACACCACCGCAACCGTCGCACTCACCTTCGACTCGCTCAAACCCACCACCGCACCCACAAAGGCCCTCGTGCCCGGATGGAACGCCATCGGGTTCTCCGACGTCAGTCCGGCACCGGCAAAGGACGCACTCGCATCGGTCAAAGATGCATGGGCCATCCTCATCGGCCTCGACGCCGAAGAACAGGCCTACGCACCCTCGATCATCAACAGCGGGAGCGGGTCGCACTCTGACGAGAGAGACCTCAACCCCGGCGAGGGCTACTGGGTCTTCATGCGGACCGGCGGCACCCTTGCCGCCATCAGCATCTAA
- a CDS encoding DUF5611 family protein produces the protein MQEYKIKRGFTKGLEERMVASFSECFEMEPEEKDGHYVISYGALKRLDVCLGEKGKTVLVDTESDMEADDETILDTNRRFRKYLDAVTGYNSKERAKKLQKD, from the coding sequence ATGCAGGAGTACAAGATCAAGCGGGGGTTCACGAAAGGGCTGGAGGAGCGGATGGTCGCTTCCTTCTCCGAGTGCTTCGAGATGGAGCCCGAGGAGAAGGACGGGCACTATGTCATCTCGTACGGGGCGCTCAAGCGGCTTGACGTCTGCCTCGGCGAGAAGGGGAAGACCGTGCTGGTGGATACCGAGTCAGACATGGAAGCCGACGACGAGACGATCCTGGACACCAACCGCCGCTTCAGGAAGTACCTCGATGCCGTCACGGGGTACAATTCGAAGGAGCGGGCAAAGAAGTTGCAGAAGGACTGA
- a CDS encoding proteasome assembly chaperone family protein — MSSEPDVKITSEPLHGEHPVVLMGFPGNGLVGSIALQYLVEQLDFDLIGNITSKYFPPVAMMANGVINVPVRIYEKGDIVAIVADIPIHPMICYEVANGIMDWIAPYQPREVIAIAGIVTNEPEKRVFGVATHGEMLERIQEHTVVLPMGSISGIAGSVLTECKIRDIPGFGFLGETVNTPDPRSSAATLAVLNTLYGFDVDIDPLLEQAADIEATMHKLAEEVQRTEPVQKKEYLPMYG; from the coding sequence ATGTCGTCCGAACCGGATGTCAAAATCACATCTGAACCCCTGCACGGGGAACACCCGGTCGTACTCATGGGCTTTCCCGGCAACGGACTTGTCGGGAGCATCGCCCTCCAGTACCTCGTCGAACAACTGGACTTCGACCTGATCGGGAATATCACCAGCAAATACTTCCCGCCGGTCGCGATGATGGCAAACGGAGTCATCAACGTACCGGTCAGGATCTATGAAAAAGGCGATATTGTGGCTATCGTCGCGGACATTCCCATCCACCCGATGATCTGCTACGAGGTGGCGAACGGGATCATGGACTGGATCGCCCCGTACCAGCCCAGAGAGGTCATCGCGATCGCCGGGATCGTCACCAACGAGCCTGAGAAACGGGTCTTCGGGGTCGCCACCCATGGGGAGATGCTTGAGCGGATCCAGGAGCATACGGTCGTCCTCCCGATGGGGAGCATCTCCGGGATCGCCGGGAGTGTCCTGACCGAGTGCAAGATCAGGGACATCCCGGGCTTCGGGTTCCTGGGCGAGACCGTCAACACGCCCGACCCCCGTTCATCGGCCGCCACCCTCGCCGTCCTCAACACCCTCTACGGTTTCGACGTCGATATCGATCCGCTCCTCGAACAGGCGGCCGATATCGAGGCGACGATGCATAAACTCGCCGAAGAAGTCCAGCGGACCGAGCCGGTACAGAAGAAAGAGTACCTTCCGATGTACGGGTGA
- a CDS encoding DUF473 domain-containing protein — translation MKMTALTGISGAVLNELKMGKPRTLELQSAHNVISIAALEPGPDTYLFLTNVDLEDLSPGDVGIIVRVLSVSVSMKRVVDYIHPVYYEERERLTARSQLRYCANSMVKTVRTGTICEPVTVEVVKAAHYRAI, via the coding sequence ATGAAGATGACCGCATTGACAGGGATTTCAGGGGCCGTTCTCAACGAACTGAAGATGGGCAAGCCGCGGACCCTCGAGTTGCAGAGCGCCCACAACGTGATCTCGATCGCCGCCCTCGAGCCCGGGCCCGACACCTACCTCTTCCTCACCAACGTCGACCTCGAGGACCTCTCGCCGGGCGACGTCGGGATCATCGTCAGGGTGCTCTCGGTGAGTGTCAGCATGAAGCGGGTGGTCGACTACATCCACCCGGTCTATTACGAGGAGCGGGAACGGCTCACGGCGCGGAGCCAGCTCCGCTACTGCGCGAACTCGATGGTGAAGACGGTGCGGACCGGGACGATCTGCGAACCGGTGACGGTCGAGGTGGTCAAGGCGGCCCACTACCGGGCGATCTGA
- the metG gene encoding methionine--tRNA ligase, translated as MSGKPLLVTCGLPYTNGPCHLGHLRTYVPADFYVRYLRRCGEDVVFICGSDNHGTPIVISAEQEGTTPRDLAMRYHAHFDETFKRMEITFDHFGMTDDEMNHRQTQAMVQALVDNGYVYSETIQQSYCTTCKRFLPDRYVEGICPYCGAAARGDECDRGCGRHLEPGEIKNPICKVCGSPAEMREQEHYFFKLGEFKEFLLEHLSHLGGTANARNYATGWVREELHDWCITRTLDWGVKFPGRDDLVVYVWVDAPIGYISFTREWAEETGNDWKRYWRGDGDIVHFIGSDIIYHHCIFWPALLSGAGYGTPSAVVASGMVKIDDQKFSKSRGYVVWTNEDYLDQGLPADYLRYYLLSYTSHTKELNFSWKVFQERVNSEIVNTLGNFLYRTLHFAQKFFGGVPAGTAAPEVTAEIERSLAAVDHAVREYEFKGAVDAMMALAAYGNTHIQNHAPWKLIKEDREAAAQVIVDCLQVAKALTLLVEPVLPEAAQRAWEMLGHEDAVSAHPVSEGLAPVQEGALPAPSPLFARLEDDQVAALEKILEGRVAEAKKKELKTMTEANQISIDDFATMDLRVARVLATEPVKGSKKLLKIQVDLGDEQRQVVSGIAPFYNPEDLVGKSVVMIANLKPAKIFGIESNGMILAAGEEASLLTPLRDVKPGTKIC; from the coding sequence ATGAGTGGCAAACCGTTGCTGGTGACATGCGGCCTTCCCTACACGAACGGCCCCTGTCACCTCGGGCATCTCCGGACCTATGTCCCGGCTGACTTTTATGTCAGATATCTCCGCCGCTGCGGAGAGGACGTGGTCTTCATCTGCGGGTCTGACAACCATGGCACGCCGATCGTGATCAGCGCCGAGCAGGAGGGCACGACCCCCCGCGACCTCGCCATGCGGTACCACGCGCACTTCGACGAGACCTTCAAGCGCATGGAGATCACCTTCGACCACTTCGGGATGACCGACGACGAGATGAACCACCGCCAGACGCAGGCGATGGTCCAGGCCCTTGTGGACAACGGGTATGTCTATTCTGAGACGATCCAGCAAAGTTACTGCACCACCTGCAAGCGGTTCCTCCCCGACCGGTACGTGGAGGGCATCTGCCCGTACTGCGGCGCCGCGGCGCGGGGCGACGAGTGCGACCGCGGCTGCGGGCGTCACCTGGAGCCCGGCGAGATCAAGAACCCGATCTGCAAGGTCTGCGGGTCGCCTGCCGAGATGCGCGAGCAGGAGCACTACTTCTTCAAACTCGGTGAGTTCAAGGAGTTCCTCCTCGAGCATCTCAGCCACCTCGGGGGCACGGCCAACGCCCGCAACTATGCCACCGGCTGGGTGCGCGAGGAACTGCACGACTGGTGCATCACCCGCACCCTCGACTGGGGCGTGAAGTTCCCGGGCCGCGACGACCTGGTCGTCTATGTCTGGGTGGACGCCCCCATCGGCTACATCTCCTTCACCAGGGAGTGGGCCGAGGAGACCGGGAACGACTGGAAGCGGTACTGGCGCGGCGACGGCGATATCGTCCACTTCATCGGCAGCGACATCATCTACCACCACTGCATCTTCTGGCCGGCCCTGCTCAGCGGTGCCGGGTACGGCACGCCCTCGGCGGTCGTGGCCTCCGGGATGGTCAAGATCGACGACCAGAAGTTCTCGAAGTCGCGGGGTTATGTGGTCTGGACGAACGAGGACTACCTGGACCAGGGCCTCCCGGCCGACTATCTCCGGTACTATCTCCTCTCGTACACCAGCCACACCAAGGAGCTGAACTTCTCCTGGAAGGTCTTCCAGGAACGGGTGAACTCCGAGATCGTCAACACTCTCGGCAACTTCCTGTACCGCACCCTCCACTTTGCCCAGAAGTTCTTCGGCGGCGTGCCGGCCGGGACGGCGGCGCCCGAGGTGACGGCCGAGATCGAGCGATCGCTTGCGGCCGTCGACCACGCGGTGCGGGAGTACGAGTTCAAGGGTGCGGTCGACGCCATGATGGCCCTCGCCGCCTACGGGAACACGCATATCCAGAACCACGCCCCGTGGAAGTTGATCAAGGAGGACCGCGAGGCCGCCGCGCAGGTCATCGTCGATTGTCTCCAGGTGGCGAAGGCCCTCACGCTCCTGGTCGAACCGGTTCTGCCCGAGGCCGCCCAGCGGGCTTGGGAGATGCTCGGCCACGAAGACGCCGTCTCGGCCCATCCGGTCAGCGAGGGGCTTGCACCGGTGCAGGAGGGCGCTCTTCCGGCACCCTCGCCGCTCTTTGCCAGACTCGAGGACGACCAGGTCGCCGCCCTCGAGAAGATCCTTGAGGGCCGCGTCGCAGAAGCGAAGAAGAAGGAACTGAAAACTATGACCGAAGCAAACCAGATCTCTATCGATGACTTTGCGACGATGGACCTGCGGGTCGCCCGCGTCCTCGCCACCGAACCGGTGAAGGGTTCGAAGAAACTTCTCAAGATCCAGGTCGACCTGGGCGACGAGCAGCGCCAGGTGGTCTCGGGCATCGCGCCCTTCTACAATCCCGAAGACCTTGTCGGGAAGAGCGTGGTGATGATCGCCAACCTCAAGCCCGCGAAGATCTTCGGGATCGAGAGCAACGGCATGATCCTTGCCGCCGGCGAGGAGGCCTCCCTCCTGACGCCCCTGAGGGACGTCAAGCCGGGGACGAAGATCTGCTGA
- a CDS encoding GNAT family N-acetyltransferase, whose amino-acid sequence MYPCFPILFMERECVVRRMERADVDFAVGLAREEGWNPGVHDAEAFYAQDPEGFFVAEVGGEPVACSSMVRYDNEFAFWGLLIVRPEYRGLGYGLAVTEAAFAHAGGRTIGADGVVAMQPKYRDRFGFVLHYRNIRFRGMGRGEMPGGLVPLSGVPFEEVVAYDADVFRAPRPQFLAPWLAQEGATALAALGPDRRLQGYGVVRPCFEGYKIGPLFADTPAIAETLLDGLAASVPDAAYFFDVPEPNPAALALVHERGMEQVFETARIYLGQAPAVPLDRVFGVTTFELG is encoded by the coding sequence ATGTACCCCTGCTTTCCCATCCTCTTCATGGAGAGAGAGTGTGTCGTCAGGCGGATGGAACGCGCCGACGTCGACTTTGCCGTCGGCCTCGCACGAGAGGAGGGGTGGAACCCGGGTGTCCACGACGCGGAGGCCTTCTATGCCCAGGACCCGGAGGGCTTTTTTGTCGCCGAGGTGGGCGGCGAACCGGTCGCCTGCTCCTCGATGGTGCGCTACGACAATGAGTTTGCCTTCTGGGGGCTTTTGATCGTCAGGCCCGAATACCGCGGCCTGGGCTACGGGCTCGCGGTCACGGAGGCCGCCTTCGCCCATGCCGGCGGCCGGACGATCGGTGCCGACGGCGTCGTGGCCATGCAGCCGAAGTACCGCGACCGGTTCGGGTTTGTCCTCCACTACCGCAACATCAGGTTCCGGGGTATGGGCCGGGGCGAGATGCCCGGGGGCCTGGTCCCACTCTCCGGCGTGCCGTTCGAGGAGGTCGTCGCCTACGACGCCGACGTCTTCCGGGCCCCTCGGCCGCAGTTCCTCGCCCCCTGGCTCGCGCAGGAAGGAGCGACCGCCCTCGCCGCCCTCGGGCCCGACCGGAGACTGCAGGGGTACGGCGTCGTCAGGCCGTGCTTCGAAGGATACAAGATCGGTCCGCTCTTCGCCGATACGCCGGCGATCGCGGAAACTCTTCTCGACGGCCTGGCGGCCTCGGTCCCCGACGCGGCGTACTTCTTCGACGTCCCCGAACCGAACCCCGCCGCCCTCGCCCTCGTCCATGAGCGGGGGATGGAGCAGGTCTTCGAGACCGCACGGATCTATCTCGGTCAGGCGCCGGCCGTTCCCCTGGACCGGGTCTTCGGCGTCACGACCTTTGAACTCGGATGA
- a CDS encoding DHH family phosphoesterase, whose product MVSVIEGRKTTDEDIVAAVEGRKNGVLHLTHNDLDAAGADAIHRMVYGKITTIFASVGRYDSILALIAGLPGRGDVLSISDLGYKKGVEASAKAAAANGWKIEWRDHHRWTEAEADLVRPHCSLLTIDTSVCATGIVAKALRPDDRTAVEVARVVCDYDLWKKEDPRADVLGLVTQRRHLLPHIRNLLSQGRFTDRKIEEIYAEIRAEMDAAIGASISEAKIYREKYTIAFAPLHGYPSETAHAMRDALGTDIEVIVSRNGRFSIRSVPPVCHLIAREFGGGGHPNAAGGSFTFSLMDRFFFWLLKRNRHFKELVKVADSI is encoded by the coding sequence ATGGTAAGCGTCATCGAAGGCAGGAAGACCACCGACGAGGATATTGTCGCCGCTGTGGAGGGGCGGAAGAACGGGGTCCTTCACCTCACGCACAACGACCTCGACGCCGCCGGCGCCGACGCCATCCACCGGATGGTGTACGGGAAGATCACCACGATCTTCGCCTCGGTCGGGCGGTACGACTCGATCCTTGCACTCATCGCCGGACTCCCGGGCCGCGGTGACGTCCTCTCGATCAGCGACCTCGGGTACAAGAAGGGGGTCGAGGCCTCGGCGAAGGCCGCGGCCGCGAACGGATGGAAGATCGAGTGGCGGGACCACCACCGGTGGACCGAGGCCGAGGCCGACCTGGTCAGGCCACACTGCTCTCTCCTCACCATCGACACCTCGGTCTGCGCCACCGGGATCGTCGCAAAGGCCCTCCGTCCCGACGACCGGACCGCCGTGGAGGTGGCGCGGGTCGTCTGCGACTACGACCTCTGGAAGAAAGAGGACCCCCGCGCCGACGTCCTCGGGCTCGTCACCCAGCGTCGCCACCTTCTCCCGCATATCAGAAACCTCCTCTCGCAGGGGCGGTTCACCGACCGGAAGATCGAGGAGATCTATGCCGAGATCAGGGCCGAGATGGACGCCGCCATCGGGGCCAGCATCAGCGAGGCGAAGATCTACCGGGAAAAATACACCATCGCCTTCGCCCCCCTCCATGGCTACCCCTCGGAGACCGCCCACGCCATGAGGGACGCGCTGGGTACCGACATCGAGGTGATCGTCTCCAGGAACGGGCGGTTCTCCATCCGTTCGGTCCCGCCGGTCTGCCACCTCATCGCCCGCGAGTTCGGGGGCGGCGGCCACCCCAACGCCGCCGGTGGGAGTTTCACCTTCTCGCTCATGGACCGTTTCTTCTTCTGGCTCCTGAAGCGCAACCGCCACTTCAAGGAACTCGTCAAAGTCGCCGATTCTATTTGA
- a CDS encoding dihydrofolate reductase family protein produces the protein MLPDVIVHTSMSIDGAVTGFEPDIGLHYQVAAEFTPDAMLVGSMTAVSGIERYLAEVPPEESGDMERPAVHTGDPRPLWVFVDSRGRLHGLLHVYRRSDYCRDIVVLVAEETPASYLEYLSARHYPVIRAGKERVDLRSALEALHQRFGVQVVVSDSGERLNSALLEAGLVKSLSLVLTPALAGRGAKHLFESLDEKRAQFVLERVGEVGDGCVHLVYRVG, from the coding sequence ATGCTGCCTGATGTGATCGTCCATACGAGCATGAGCATCGACGGCGCGGTCACCGGATTCGAACCCGACATCGGCCTCCACTATCAGGTCGCCGCCGAGTTCACGCCCGACGCCATGCTGGTCGGGTCGATGACCGCCGTGAGCGGCATCGAGCGTTACCTGGCGGAGGTTCCCCCCGAAGAGAGCGGAGACATGGAGCGCCCCGCGGTGCACACAGGAGACCCCCGCCCCCTTTGGGTCTTCGTCGACAGCAGAGGAAGGCTGCACGGCCTCCTCCACGTCTACCGGCGTTCGGACTACTGTCGGGACATCGTCGTCCTCGTCGCCGAAGAGACGCCGGCGTCGTACCTCGAGTACCTCAGCGCACGCCACTACCCCGTCATCAGGGCAGGGAAAGAGCGGGTCGACCTGCGGAGCGCGCTGGAGGCGCTGCACCAGCGGTTCGGCGTGCAGGTCGTCGTCTCGGACAGCGGCGAGCGGCTGAACTCCGCCCTCCTGGAGGCAGGTCTGGTGAAGAGTCTCAGTCTCGTCCTCACCCCCGCGCTCGCCGGCCGTGGCGCGAAGCACCTCTTCGAGAGCCTGGATGAGAAGAGAGCACAATTTGTCCTGGAGCGGGTCGGCGAAGTGGGCGACGGGTGCGTCCACCTCGTCTACCGCGTCGGGTGA
- a CDS encoding fluoride efflux transporter FluC, which yields MHYGLLLIGTGGFAGALLRYEISGWLQEGYASFPVGTLGVNVLGCFALSWVSYMAEYTGVVSEEMRIFLTVGLLGAFTTMSTFGLESFRLLEDDNLLGFGAYVGATLLLTVLAIYAGRGCAGAVAAAL from the coding sequence ATGCACTATGGATTGCTGCTTATCGGGACCGGCGGGTTTGCCGGTGCACTGTTGCGCTACGAGATCAGCGGATGGCTCCAGGAGGGGTACGCCTCCTTCCCGGTCGGGACGCTGGGGGTGAATGTGCTCGGCTGTTTCGCGCTCAGTTGGGTGAGTTATATGGCCGAGTATACCGGCGTGGTGAGCGAGGAGATGCGGATCTTCCTGACTGTCGGGCTCCTCGGGGCCTTCACGACGATGTCCACCTTCGGCCTGGAGTCGTTCAGGCTCCTTGAGGACGACAACCTCCTGGGTTTCGGGGCCTATGTAGGGGCGACCCTCCTCCTGACCGTCCTCGCCATCTATGCCGGGCGGGGATGTGCCGGCGCGGTGGCGGCGGCACTCTGA
- a CDS encoding ABC transporter permease codes for MIGTDIYFDLAKRNVRLHFLRSVLAAIGIVIGVFAITTMGILGSALQVSVTSGFGDEGGKIAVSPASGGGGFFGGSEETLSIPEVRKIERASMGNPVVPFRSTFSKIRAAGEDGYASVYGLEPDDMPLVVEVEKGVMIHGGDRALVSSDIAEEHDLTIGSRITIGDGEHAKKVRVAGILKNSGFGTGISTYSSIIITDRLYQELNGKESGYDRALVIVENLDEVEKVRESLDRSLNGRKETVEISDPKALVEMISGVLGAVSMAVTGIAGISLLVAAVSIFNVMMMSVTERTREIGILRSIGVRSREIIRMFLYEAGILGAIGAVIGGILSLIVGGILVAVMLEDVSYLFAPSVLMNVVVGIGVGIGICVLSGVYPAWKASRLSPITALAAE; via the coding sequence ATGATCGGCACCGACATCTACTTCGACCTGGCAAAGCGCAATGTCCGCCTCCACTTTCTCAGGTCGGTCCTGGCGGCGATCGGGATCGTCATCGGGGTCTTTGCCATCACGACGATGGGGATCCTGGGCTCGGCCCTCCAGGTCTCGGTGACGAGCGGCTTCGGCGACGAGGGCGGGAAGATCGCCGTCTCCCCCGCGAGCGGCGGGGGCGGGTTCTTCGGCGGGAGCGAGGAGACGCTCAGCATCCCTGAGGTGAGAAAGATCGAGCGGGCGAGCATGGGCAACCCGGTCGTCCCGTTCCGTTCGACCTTCTCGAAGATCCGGGCCGCCGGTGAGGACGGGTATGCCTCGGTGTACGGACTCGAACCCGACGATATGCCGCTCGTCGTCGAGGTCGAGAAAGGCGTGATGATCCATGGCGGCGACCGTGCCCTCGTCTCCTCGGACATCGCCGAGGAGCACGACCTCACGATCGGGAGCAGGATCACCATCGGCGACGGTGAGCATGCCAAGAAGGTGCGGGTCGCCGGCATCCTGAAGAACTCAGGGTTCGGCACCGGCATCTCGACCTACAGTTCGATCATCATCACCGACCGGCTGTACCAGGAACTCAACGGCAAGGAGAGCGGGTACGACAGGGCCCTGGTCATCGTCGAGAACCTCGACGAGGTCGAGAAGGTGCGGGAGAGCCTGGACAGGAGTCTCAACGGGAGAAAGGAGACGGTCGAGATCTCTGACCCCAAGGCCCTGGTCGAGATGATCTCGGGGGTTCTTGGGGCGGTCTCGATGGCGGTCACCGGGATCGCGGGGATCTCGCTGCTGGTCGCGGCAGTGAGCATCTTCAACGTGATGATGATGTCGGTGACCGAGCGGACGCGCGAGATCGGGATCCTCCGGAGTATCGGGGTCAGGAGCAGGGAGATCATCAGGATGTTCCTGTACGAGGCCGGGATCCTGGGCGCGATCGGGGCGGTGATCGGCGGGATCCTCAGTCTGATCGTCGGCGGGATCCTGGTCGCGGTGATGCTCGAAGACGTCTCGTATCTCTTCGCCCCGTCGGTGCTGATGAACGTGGTCGTCGGGATCGGCGTGGGCATCGGGATCTGCGTGCTCTCCGGTGTGTACCCGGCCTGGAAGGCCTCGCGGCTCTCCCCGATCACGGCGCTGGCGGCCGAGTGA